One genomic window of Arachis stenosperma cultivar V10309 chromosome 10, arast.V10309.gnm1.PFL2, whole genome shotgun sequence includes the following:
- the LOC130954945 gene encoding ceramide synthase LOH2, with protein MDSFLSSNATAPQTSDFSLAICFSFTFFIVRFLLDRFVFRRLAIRMLTRGGAPSRITKEMQVKIEKCSESMWKLIYYATAEAYILKSIYQEPWFTNTKLYFIDWPNHELKNPVKFYYMLQCGFYIYSIAAILTWETRRKDFAVMFSHHVITVMLIAGSYVTSFFRVGSIILAIHDASDVFMEAAKVFKYSEREFGASVFFGFFALSWLILRLIIFPFCVIRATSIDLIDHLNLAEAFPTMLYYLFNTLLIMLLIFHLYWWMLICAMIHRQLKNRGKVGEDIRSDSDDD; from the exons ATGGATTCCTTTCTTTCCAGCAATGCCACCGCGCCACAGACTTCGGATTTCTCCCTCGCGATCTGCTTCTCTTTCACATTTTTCATCGTCAGGTTCTTGCTCGACAGATTCGTCTTTCGC AGGTTGGCTATCAGGATGCTCACAAGGGGTGGGGCTCCTTCAAGGATTACCAAGGAAATGCAAGTAAAGATTGAAAAATGCTCAGAGTCAATGTGGAAGCTAATATACTATGCTACAGCTGAAGCATACATTCTTAAATCCATCTATCAGGAACCTTGGTTTACTAATACAAAATTATACTTCATCGATTGGCCAAATCATGAgctgaa GAATCCTGTAAAGTTTTACTACATGTTGCAATGTGGGTTCTACATCTACAGCATTGCTGCTATTCTCACCTGGGAGACTCGAAGGAAGGATTTTGCAGTCATGTTTTCTCACCATGTAATCACCGTTATGCTGATTGCAGGCTCGTATGTAACAAG TTTCTTCAGAGTTGGTTCCATAATACTTGCCATTCATGATGCAAGTGATGTATTCATGGAAGCTGCCAAGGTTTTCAAATATTCTGAAAGAGAATTTGGTGCTAGTGTGTTCTTTGGATTCTTTGCACTTTCATGGCTCATATTGCGGCTAATCATCTTTCCCTTTTGCGTTATTAGAGCAACAAG CATTGACTTGATTGATCACTTAAACCTAGCAGAGGCTTTCCCCACAATGCTTTACTACTTGTTTAATACACTACTCATTATGCTGCTCATCTTCCATCTATACTGGTGGATGCTAATATGTGCAATGATCCATAGGCAGCTGAAAAATAGGGGAAAAGTTGGTGAGGATATTAGATCAG attCAGACGATGATTGA